A region of Mycoplasmopsis bovirhinis DNA encodes the following proteins:
- a CDS encoding PolC-type DNA polymerase III, which yields MNYSNKAFDKLAKGIKLPFLSTLQDVSIINDWRDNGLISGTILLKKAPDARQFLQFIYQIEQSKNLFSKLSYEVQNYYQEQEIFKDYIYYFLSAFNSFKEIIPLINKNNDIYYSSEKKKWILKYADFELEKDFNFAANFLNINLARFGFNKVVVEAILDQINTTQIPNDQNFINEQYDLLKKREISVDKFQKSAKKQFSNNFNRTYRLIELDKLKDYSDFENLPICFFGTIYKNELFKRENIKIHRYKITNEKDAISLVHFVNQETDQELIKLGSYVKVQGLFNPKNNNNKHQKTKNVRVDKIELVDIPVDQVIKDLSQEKRIEFNAKSKMNAMDGILDAEQIVTIAKDFGHKSVAILDSTSCQAYPKFAQAAKKAGIKPIYGVSFDVLEQSNKIFLTDFQNKNILDETYVVFDIETTSLSSKLGEIIEFGASIIHKGIITEEIQFFIKATKPLSKFTVSFTNITDQMLAKDGLEISEALDKIYNILNNKTAIAHNANFDMNFIVQKFIDHNKPLPNTVYIDSLMISRCVSPYSKKHKLGDFANAMGVNYNSDVAHRADYDAFVLANAMLKAFDFLKNEQVFDFESLSKYLPNGNDYFKRINTSNSQISVIAKNQAGLKELFKLVSLASTERHFNGPKLFWNDLPKSENLLYGSGGLKSPLIDALLYSSDLEINQLIKRFDYIELPHSEAFWHKTSTGDYTKEDIEFLLKDLIKKAKEKNKTIIAIGDVRFEKASDQVFYKSLVYSKGIGGVDHFLFSYKDPNKLVIPNLSFLTTQEMKEKFVFLQDSNLIDEIVVKNTNYLDNMIDNNIQVIKDKLYTPTFDNSKEKLPELVFKTAKEKYGETLPEVILQRINKELDPIIKYGFHVIYWISHILVKKSNEDGYLVGSRGSVGSSLVATLSGITEINPLEPHYICSKCKYFEMVVNPPTSSGFDLDDKSCPKCGEMLNKDGHSIPFETFLGFNADKVPDIDLNFSGDYQPIIHAEVRNLFGKNSTFRAGTISSIQEKTAYGYVVAAVEKYHWKYTSDYIDYVSSKIIDVKRTTGQHPGGIIIIPKELDVEDFTPINFPANDEDSDWKTTHFDFHAIHDNVLKLDLLGHVDPTAIRMLERLTGLDVKKDIPSKDPRVISLFTSPKELNIKPSDIGGETTGAHGIPEFGTDFVRRMLTSAKPQSFADLIAISGLSHGTDVWTGNAEDLIIKEKMTLSDVISCRDDIMYFLIKHGVSNLDSFNIMENVRKGKGLSTKDEELLRSKNVPEWSIKSMNLIKYMFPRAHATAYVLMAWRIAWFKLYKPLEYYATFFTTRLSEFDIEILIEKNKVLAKLEELKDKKDKSVNEKALYSTLEIAREMYARGFGFLNIDLNLSLESEWVIDYNQNSLIAPFSAIKGLGDSVASKIVQARNQMAFQTKEDFKKRSGVNATLFGEMERLGVLEGLSERDQMSLF from the coding sequence ATGAATTATAGCAACAAAGCTTTTGATAAATTAGCTAAAGGTATTAAATTACCTTTTTTATCGACTTTACAGGACGTTTCGATTATTAATGATTGAAGAGATAACGGACTAATTAGTGGAACAATTTTATTAAAAAAAGCCCCAGACGCAAGACAATTTTTACAATTTATTTACCAAATAGAGCAAAGTAAAAACTTATTTTCTAAATTATCGTATGAAGTGCAAAACTATTACCAAGAACAAGAGATATTTAAAGATTATATTTACTATTTTCTAAGTGCGTTTAATTCTTTTAAAGAAATAATTCCTTTAATAAATAAAAATAATGATATTTATTACAGTAGTGAAAAAAAGAAGTGAATTTTAAAGTATGCAGATTTTGAACTAGAAAAAGACTTTAACTTTGCTGCTAATTTTTTAAATATTAATTTAGCTCGCTTTGGTTTTAATAAAGTGGTGGTAGAAGCGATTTTAGACCAAATTAATACTACACAAATACCAAATGATCAAAACTTTATTAATGAGCAATATGATTTATTAAAGAAGCGAGAAATTAGTGTAGATAAGTTTCAAAAAAGTGCCAAGAAACAATTTAGTAATAATTTTAACCGTACTTATCGTTTAATTGAATTAGACAAATTAAAGGACTATAGCGATTTTGAAAATTTACCTATTTGTTTTTTTGGAACTATTTATAAAAATGAATTATTTAAAAGAGAAAATATAAAAATTCATAGGTATAAAATAACTAATGAAAAAGATGCTATTTCATTAGTTCATTTTGTGAATCAAGAAACAGATCAAGAATTAATTAAATTAGGAAGTTATGTAAAAGTTCAGGGTCTTTTCAATCCTAAAAATAATAATAACAAGCATCAGAAAACTAAGAATGTACGTGTTGATAAAATTGAACTTGTTGATATACCTGTTGATCAAGTTATAAAAGATTTATCACAAGAAAAGCGAATTGAATTTAATGCTAAAAGCAAAATGAATGCAATGGATGGGATTTTAGATGCTGAGCAAATTGTCACAATTGCTAAAGATTTTGGTCATAAATCTGTTGCAATTTTAGATTCAACTAGCTGCCAAGCATATCCTAAGTTTGCTCAAGCAGCAAAAAAAGCTGGTATTAAACCAATTTATGGTGTTTCATTTGATGTACTTGAACAAAGCAATAAAATCTTTTTAACTGATTTTCAAAATAAAAATATTTTAGATGAAACATATGTAGTTTTTGATATTGAAACAACTAGTCTTTCATCAAAACTTGGAGAAATTATTGAATTTGGTGCTTCAATAATTCACAAAGGAATAATTACTGAAGAAATTCAATTCTTTATTAAAGCAACTAAGCCATTAAGTAAATTTACGGTATCTTTTACCAACATTACTGATCAAATGCTTGCAAAAGATGGTTTAGAAATTAGTGAAGCATTGGATAAAATTTATAATATTTTAAATAATAAAACTGCAATTGCTCACAATGCAAATTTTGATATGAATTTTATTGTGCAAAAATTTATTGATCACAATAAACCATTGCCAAATACTGTTTATATAGATTCCTTAATGATTTCAAGGTGTGTTTCACCTTATTCTAAGAAGCATAAGTTAGGAGATTTTGCTAATGCAATGGGAGTTAATTATAACTCTGATGTAGCTCACCGAGCAGATTATGACGCATTTGTTTTAGCTAATGCAATGTTAAAAGCTTTTGATTTTTTAAAAAATGAACAAGTCTTTGATTTTGAGTCCTTATCAAAATACTTGCCTAATGGAAATGATTATTTTAAAAGGATTAATACTAGCAATAGTCAAATTAGTGTAATTGCTAAAAATCAAGCAGGGCTAAAAGAACTCTTTAAACTAGTTTCACTAGCTTCAACAGAGCGTCACTTTAATGGGCCTAAATTATTTTGAAATGATTTACCCAAATCAGAAAATTTACTTTATGGATCAGGTGGTTTAAAAAGTCCGCTAATTGATGCCCTATTGTATTCATCTGATTTAGAAATAAATCAATTAATTAAAAGATTTGACTATATTGAATTGCCCCATTCAGAAGCTTTTTGACATAAAACTTCAACAGGTGATTATACTAAAGAAGACATTGAATTTTTATTAAAAGATTTAATTAAAAAAGCAAAAGAGAAAAATAAAACTATTATTGCTATTGGAGATGTCAGGTTTGAAAAAGCTTCTGACCAAGTTTTTTATAAATCATTAGTTTATTCAAAAGGAATTGGTGGAGTAGACCACTTTTTATTTAGTTATAAAGACCCTAATAAATTAGTGATTCCGAACCTAAGTTTTTTAACAACCCAAGAAATGAAAGAAAAATTTGTATTTTTACAAGACTCAAATTTAATTGATGAAATTGTAGTTAAAAATACTAATTACTTGGACAATATGATTGACAATAATATTCAAGTAATTAAAGATAAGTTGTATACCCCAACTTTTGATAATTCTAAAGAAAAGTTACCTGAACTTGTTTTTAAAACAGCAAAGGAAAAATATGGTGAAACTTTACCAGAAGTTATTTTGCAACGAATTAATAAAGAACTAGATCCCATTATTAAATATGGCTTTCATGTTATTTATTGAATATCACATATTTTAGTAAAAAAATCAAATGAAGATGGTTATTTAGTTGGAAGTAGAGGTTCGGTTGGTTCGTCATTGGTTGCAACTCTTTCAGGAATAACTGAAATTAATCCATTAGAACCTCATTATATTTGTTCTAAGTGTAAATACTTTGAAATGGTAGTAAACCCACCTACTTCTTCTGGGTTTGATTTAGATGACAAAAGTTGTCCTAAATGCGGAGAAATGCTTAATAAAGATGGACATTCAATTCCTTTTGAAACATTTTTAGGTTTTAATGCTGATAAAGTTCCTGATATTGATTTAAACTTTTCTGGAGATTACCAACCGATTATTCACGCTGAAGTTAGAAATTTATTTGGAAAAAATAGTACTTTTAGAGCCGGAACTATTTCAAGCATTCAAGAAAAAACTGCATATGGATATGTAGTAGCCGCGGTTGAAAAATACCATTGGAAATACACTTCTGATTACATCGATTATGTTTCTTCAAAAATAATTGATGTTAAAAGAACAACAGGTCAACACCCAGGGGGAATTATTATTATTCCCAAAGAATTAGATGTTGAAGATTTTACCCCAATTAACTTCCCTGCTAATGATGAAGATAGTGATTGAAAAACAACTCACTTTGATTTCCATGCGATTCATGATAATGTTTTAAAATTAGATTTACTAGGACATGTTGACCCAACAGCAATTAGAATGCTTGAAAGATTAACTGGATTAGATGTAAAAAAAGATATTCCTTCAAAAGACCCAAGGGTTATATCTTTATTTACTTCACCAAAAGAATTAAACATTAAACCTTCAGATATTGGTGGAGAAACAACAGGTGCCCATGGAATTCCTGAATTTGGTACGGATTTTGTGCGTAGAATGCTCACGAGCGCAAAACCTCAAAGTTTTGCAGATTTAATTGCTATTTCAGGACTTTCGCATGGAACAGATGTATGAACTGGGAATGCTGAAGATTTAATTATTAAAGAAAAAATGACACTCTCTGATGTTATTTCCTGTCGTGATGATATTATGTATTTTTTAATTAAACATGGAGTCTCAAACCTTGATTCATTTAATATTATGGAGAATGTACGTAAAGGTAAGGGATTAAGTACAAAAGATGAAGAATTATTAAGAAGTAAGAATGTTCCAGAATGGTCAATTAAAAGCATGAACTTAATTAAATATATGTTTCCTAGGGCACATGCTACTGCATATGTTTTAATGGCTTGAAGAATTGCTTGATTTAAACTTTATAAACCTTTAGAATATTATGCAACATTTTTTACAACTAGATTAAGTGAATTTGATATTGAGATTTTAATCGAAAAAAACAAAGTTTTAGCCAAGCTAGAAGAACTTAAAGACAAAAAAGATAAAAGTGTCAACGAAAAAGCTCTTTATTCGACTTTAGAAATAGCTAGGGAAATGTATGCTAGAGGATTTGGTTTTCTAAATATTGATTTAAACTTATCCTTAGAATCAGAATGAGTAATTGACTACAACCAAAATTCCTTAATTGCACCTTTCAGTGCAATTAAAGGTCTTGGTGATTCGGTGGCGAGTAAGATTGTTCAAGCTAGAAACCAAATGGCTTTTCAAACCAAAGAAGATTTTAAAAAGCGTAGTGGAGTGAACGCAACTTTATTTGGTGAAATGGAGCGACTTGGTGTTTTAGAAGGTTTAAGTGAGAGAGACCAAATGTCATTATTTTAA